A part of Ignavibacteriales bacterium genomic DNA contains:
- a CDS encoding T9SS type A sorting domain-containing protein, translated as MPEKYSLEQNYPNPFNPNTNIVFDLPEFTSVSLKVFNSIGEEIKTLVNHTLPAGRHIVPFEGEAIPSGVYLVRFVSGSYVNTQKIILIK; from the coding sequence TTGCCAGAAAAGTATTCTCTTGAACAGAATTACCCCAACCCGTTCAATCCAAACACAAACATTGTGTTTGATTTGCCTGAGTTTACTTCAGTTTCTTTGAAAGTTTTTAATTCTATCGGCGAAGAAATCAAGACATTAGTGAATCATACACTCCCGGCAGGAAGACATATTGTGCCCTTTGAAGGTGAAGCAATACCCTCCGGAGTTTACCTTGTTAGATTCGTTTCTGGAAGTTATGTTAATACACAGAAGATTATACTGATTAAATAA